The following are encoded together in the Aciduricibacillus chroicocephali genome:
- a CDS encoding fructose bisphosphate aldolase encodes MNQTQLEKIKNGKGFIAALDQSGGSTPKALGLYGVKEDSYSNEDEMFDLVHEMRTRIITSPSFDSQYILGAILFEQTMDRKIDGMYTADYLAEKKGVVPFLKVDKGLADEKNGVQLMKPIHDLDETLRRANERNIFGTKMRSVIKEANADSIKEVVDQQFEYGKQIIAAGLVPIIEPEVDIHSKDKEQSEEILKAEIKKQLDSLSEDQNVMLKLTIPTVANTYKELIEHPRVIRAVALSGGYSTEDANEKLKANDGLIASFSRALTQDLFANQTDEEFNEALAKAVKDIYEASI; translated from the coding sequence ATGAACCAGACTCAGCTTGAAAAGATCAAAAACGGAAAAGGTTTCATCGCGGCACTTGACCAGAGCGGTGGAAGCACACCTAAAGCTTTAGGCCTTTATGGCGTAAAGGAAGATTCTTATTCCAATGAAGACGAGATGTTCGATCTTGTACACGAAATGCGTACACGTATCATCACATCCCCTTCTTTCGATTCCCAGTATATCCTCGGTGCCATCTTGTTCGAACAGACAATGGATCGCAAAATCGATGGCATGTATACAGCAGACTACCTAGCTGAGAAAAAAGGTGTCGTTCCATTCCTTAAAGTGGATAAAGGACTTGCTGATGAGAAAAACGGCGTTCAACTAATGAAGCCAATCCATGACCTTGACGAAACACTTCGCCGTGCCAATGAACGCAATATCTTCGGTACAAAGATGCGTTCTGTCATCAAGGAAGCAAACGCTGACAGCATTAAAGAAGTCGTTGATCAGCAGTTCGAGTACGGCAAGCAGATTATCGCAGCTGGCCTCGTTCCAATCATCGAGCCTGAAGTTGATATTCACAGCAAGGACAAAGAGCAGTCTGAAGAAATCCTAAAGGCTGAAATCAAGAAGCAGCTTGATAGCTTGAGCGAAGACCAGAATGTTATGTTGAAGCTTACAATTCCTACAGTTGCGAATACTTACAAGGAATTGATCGAGCACCCACGCGTAATTCGTGCTGTAGCACTTTCTGGCGGCTATTCAACAGAGGACGCCAACGAAAAGCTAAAAGCAAATGACGGTCTAATCGCGAGCTTCTCCCGAGCTTTGACACAGGATCTCTTCGCTAACCAGACAGACGAAGAGTTTAACGAAGCACTTGCTAAAGCTGTAAAAGATATTTACGAAGCATCTATTTAA
- a CDS encoding methyl-accepting chemotaxis protein: protein MKFSITKKLYVLLLLMFALTLLVSIFGIRGMYLTNKENDTMGNYWIPQRGHIDAVNFYVQRTISLENMYLLADSKEEKEGLQGELQWTHDGLKNELAELEKLVTSGESRERLDKVKEESDKYLANQSKALNEADAGKLKDAKNTLRDSRDIYKVLDKNLYELVNFNQDKTKDSNKQSGHAYVSGRFTMLVFTGIAILIGIAGMIYLKKWIVDPIRNLNEVAEDVAAGNLVQEINTDSSDEIGDLARSLQKMSSHLRSLILNLNDESREILNVAREFSDNSQRTAESSEQISTTVGELAVGAEQQATHSSELLERIKLFSNAAEEASHNSSTLSEEASDMGDMAEKGYLQMQGTEGQMQEIYQMVHESVQKMAELDRNYQEVAKLVSTIQSISEQTNLLALNAAIEAARAGEHGKGFAVVADEVRKLSEQVAESVVEINQITTLVQEESKGVSDSLENSYKKVEEGSTQIKDTSETFKHISSVIEDVQAKISNLSSEIGAISEGAVEVQQSIEHIAAISEQSSAGIEETAAVTEESAQSMKQVLSRSNDLVELSERLQDASTQFKV from the coding sequence TTGAAGTTCTCTATTACTAAGAAACTATATGTGCTTCTGCTCCTTATGTTTGCACTAACACTGCTCGTCAGTATATTCGGTATACGAGGGATGTATTTGACGAATAAAGAAAATGATACGATGGGAAATTACTGGATTCCGCAAAGAGGGCATATAGACGCTGTCAATTTCTACGTCCAGCGTACAATTTCACTTGAAAATATGTACTTGCTGGCCGACTCAAAAGAAGAAAAGGAAGGCTTGCAAGGAGAACTTCAATGGACACATGATGGCCTGAAGAATGAGCTTGCTGAATTGGAGAAACTCGTAACATCTGGTGAATCTCGTGAAAGGCTTGATAAGGTTAAGGAAGAATCAGACAAGTACTTGGCCAACCAATCCAAGGCACTGAATGAAGCTGATGCTGGTAAGCTTAAAGATGCAAAAAATACTTTAAGGGATAGCCGTGATATTTATAAAGTTTTGGATAAGAATCTATATGAACTAGTGAACTTTAATCAGGACAAGACAAAAGACTCGAATAAGCAGAGTGGACATGCCTATGTAAGTGGACGGTTTACAATGCTTGTGTTTACAGGTATCGCTATTCTAATTGGTATAGCCGGTATGATTTATTTGAAAAAGTGGATTGTCGATCCAATCAGAAATCTAAATGAAGTTGCCGAGGATGTAGCGGCAGGAAATCTTGTGCAGGAAATAAATACGGATTCAAGTGATGAAATTGGCGACCTCGCTCGCTCTTTGCAAAAAATGAGCAGTCATTTACGTTCATTAATCCTGAACCTGAACGATGAATCGAGAGAAATACTTAATGTTGCAAGAGAATTCTCCGACAATTCACAGAGAACGGCGGAGAGCAGTGAACAGATTTCCACAACTGTAGGGGAACTTGCAGTTGGTGCGGAACAGCAGGCAACACATTCGTCTGAGCTTCTCGAGCGCATCAAATTATTCTCCAATGCTGCAGAGGAAGCAAGCCACAATAGCAGCACCTTAAGTGAAGAAGCATCTGACATGGGTGACATGGCCGAAAAAGGCTACTTGCAAATGCAAGGAACGGAAGGGCAAATGCAGGAAATCTACCAAATGGTTCATGAGTCCGTTCAGAAAATGGCTGAGCTAGACCGTAACTATCAGGAAGTGGCCAAACTTGTCTCAACGATTCAATCTATTTCTGAGCAGACGAATTTGTTGGCACTTAACGCAGCAATTGAAGCGGCAAGAGCTGGTGAGCATGGAAAAGGCTTTGCCGTTGTGGCTGATGAAGTACGGAAGCTTTCTGAGCAGGTAGCTGAGTCGGTTGTGGAAATCAATCAGATTACAACGCTCGTACAGGAAGAATCAAAAGGTGTTTCTGATTCACTTGAAAACAGCTACAAAAAAGTGGAAGAAGGAAGCACACAGATCAAAGATACGAGTGAAACATTTAAGCACATCAGCAGCGTCATTGAAGATGTACAGGCTAAAATATCGAATCTCTCAAGTGAAATTGGTGCCATTTCTGAAGGTGCCGTAGAAGTACAGCAATCCATTGAGCATATTGCGGCGATCTCTGAGCAGTCATCAGCTGGAATTGAGGAAACTGCTGCAGTAACGGAAGAATCTGCACAGTCTATGAAGCAAGTCCTCAGTCGTTCTAATGATCTCGTTGAACTGTCAGAGCGGCTTCAAGATGCATCGACACAATTTAAAGTCTAA
- a CDS encoding Ku protein: MHTMWKGTISFGLVNIPVNLHAATENHDIKLRQLHKECETPIKYEKHCPHCEKDVENEEIIKAYEYTKNKFVPITEDELEALRKEKTEKAVEIVDFVKLDQIDPIYFEKSYYLSPNSGGAKAYGLLRTALQESGKIGVAKLMIRSLEQLAVIRVYENTLLVETIHYPDEVRPVADVPNIPDASAVTGKELETAKLLIEQLTTEFDPSKYEDDYRVALMDLIEQKQNKAPTGTKKKAEKAPAQVANLMEALEASIEQAKKDKPKPRQPKRKTASAKTKKTGT; this comes from the coding sequence ATGCATACGATGTGGAAAGGAACGATCAGCTTCGGACTTGTCAATATTCCTGTGAACCTGCATGCCGCAACGGAGAATCATGATATCAAGCTCAGGCAGCTTCATAAGGAATGTGAGACACCAATCAAGTATGAAAAGCATTGTCCGCACTGTGAAAAAGATGTGGAGAATGAAGAAATCATAAAAGCGTATGAGTATACGAAGAACAAGTTCGTCCCGATTACAGAGGATGAACTCGAGGCACTCCGCAAAGAGAAAACGGAAAAGGCGGTTGAGATCGTCGATTTTGTTAAATTGGACCAAATTGATCCGATCTATTTTGAAAAAAGCTACTATCTCTCACCGAATTCAGGCGGTGCAAAGGCTTATGGTCTACTTCGGACAGCTTTGCAGGAATCGGGCAAAATTGGTGTAGCGAAACTGATGATCCGGTCACTTGAACAGCTGGCAGTCATACGTGTATACGAGAATACACTGCTCGTTGAAACGATTCATTATCCTGATGAAGTCCGGCCAGTCGCCGATGTGCCCAATATTCCAGATGCATCGGCGGTGACAGGCAAGGAGCTTGAAACAGCGAAACTGCTCATTGAACAGCTGACAACTGAATTTGACCCTTCAAAATATGAAGATGATTACCGTGTCGCTTTAATGGATTTGATTGAACAGAAACAGAACAAAGCACCAACTGGCACAAAGAAAAAAGCAGAAAAGGCACCGGCACAAGTGGCGAACCTCATGGAGGCATTGGAAGCTTCTATTGAGCAGGCAAAAAAGGACAAGCCAAAACCACGCCAGCCGAAAAGAAAGACAGCCTCTGCAAAAACAAAGAAAACAGGAACTTGA
- the ligD gene encoding DNA ligase D: MEFMKPIASASLPIGSDWLYEIKYDGFRCMILIDEDSCRLISKNGKDLTANFPEIAAACKSLKVKGSTVLDGELVVLNHKYGANFSLIQKRGRLRNAEKIEITQQERPASFIAFDILKADGKTCEKEPCAQRRKKLVAWFNKTKPSEHIQLIEQTNNAEEIQQIAFDNKAEGIIAKKARSNYIGGKGHRDWLKVKNWRTVHCFLTKWNRDNDYFSAAVHGGSTGIREIGKVKHGLDDDSFRALKQAFTTHGKEIGNEMMLPPAICAAVNTLDLYEGEIREANFAQIIQGGTPSEMTEKMMKRDLAMLPEQLDLSNPEKIFWPQQGYTKEDLVTYIRNISPYMLPFLKRKALTLIRYPDGVEGEFFFQKHLPPYVPESFSYMLNEEGEKRILFDELFPLVWFANHGAIEYHMPFEKAGKSTPIEIVFDLDPPNREHFHLAVKAALLIKELTDGLGLTAFVKTSGSKGLQIHIPIREGSLTYDETAICTQAIALTVERAQPDLFTTERLKKKRSGRLYLDYVQHASGKTIIAPYSPRHVPEAAVATPLFWDEVDESLRIEQFTLDNVLARVEQYGCPFANYEKAGAEQDLEKLRRLIGAE, encoded by the coding sequence ATGGAATTCATGAAACCTATAGCGAGCGCTTCACTGCCCATTGGTAGTGACTGGCTGTACGAAATCAAATATGACGGCTTCCGCTGCATGATCTTAATCGATGAAGATTCATGCCGGTTAATAAGCAAGAACGGCAAAGATCTCACCGCCAATTTTCCAGAAATCGCCGCAGCGTGCAAATCGCTAAAGGTGAAGGGTTCTACAGTGCTTGATGGGGAGCTCGTCGTCCTCAACCATAAATATGGCGCCAACTTCAGTCTAATCCAAAAGCGCGGCCGGTTGCGCAATGCAGAGAAAATTGAAATCACTCAGCAGGAAAGACCCGCTTCATTCATCGCTTTCGACATATTAAAAGCAGACGGCAAAACGTGTGAAAAGGAACCCTGTGCACAGCGCCGCAAGAAGCTTGTTGCTTGGTTCAATAAAACGAAACCTTCGGAGCATATCCAATTAATCGAACAGACCAATAATGCCGAGGAAATCCAGCAGATTGCCTTCGATAATAAAGCAGAGGGGATTATCGCCAAGAAGGCTCGGAGTAATTATATTGGCGGCAAAGGACATCGTGACTGGCTCAAAGTGAAGAACTGGCGCACTGTTCATTGCTTTCTTACAAAGTGGAATCGAGACAATGATTATTTTTCAGCAGCTGTCCATGGTGGCAGTACTGGAATTAGGGAAATCGGCAAGGTGAAGCACGGGCTTGATGACGATTCTTTTCGAGCTTTAAAACAGGCATTCACGACACACGGTAAAGAAATCGGAAACGAGATGATGCTTCCTCCTGCAATCTGTGCTGCTGTCAATACACTTGATCTGTATGAAGGTGAAATACGAGAGGCGAATTTTGCCCAAATTATTCAAGGCGGCACCCCTTCTGAAATGACAGAAAAGATGATGAAGCGAGATTTAGCGATGCTTCCGGAACAATTGGATTTATCAAATCCTGAAAAAATATTTTGGCCACAACAAGGATATACGAAAGAAGACCTTGTCACGTACATTCGTAATATTTCTCCGTATATGTTGCCTTTTCTCAAAAGGAAGGCCCTTACTTTAATTCGCTATCCGGATGGTGTTGAGGGCGAGTTCTTTTTCCAGAAGCATCTCCCGCCTTATGTACCTGAGTCTTTTTCCTATATGCTAAACGAGGAGGGCGAGAAGCGCATTCTTTTTGATGAGCTTTTCCCACTTGTCTGGTTCGCGAATCATGGGGCAATCGAGTACCATATGCCATTCGAAAAAGCAGGCAAGAGCACTCCTATAGAAATCGTCTTCGACCTTGACCCTCCGAACCGGGAACATTTTCATCTCGCTGTGAAGGCCGCTCTTCTAATTAAAGAGTTGACGGATGGACTTGGGCTTACAGCTTTTGTAAAGACATCTGGCAGTAAAGGTTTGCAAATCCATATTCCTATTCGGGAAGGCAGTCTCACTTACGATGAGACAGCAATTTGTACTCAGGCGATTGCCCTTACTGTCGAGCGTGCTCAGCCTGATCTGTTTACTACGGAACGCCTCAAGAAAAAACGCAGTGGTAGGCTCTATCTGGATTATGTCCAGCACGCATCCGGGAAGACAATTATTGCACCTTACTCGCCGCGTCACGTACCGGAAGCTGCCGTTGCTACTCCGCTGTTCTGGGATGAAGTGGATGAATCATTGCGAATAGAACAGTTCACATTGGATAATGTGCTAGCACGTGTGGAACAGTATGGCTGTCCGTTTGCAAATTATGAAAAGGCAGGAGCAGAGCAGGATTTGGAGAAGCTGCGACGGCTTATTGGTGCTGAGTGA
- a CDS encoding malate:quinone oxidoreductase codes for MDNMLGKTDVILIGAGIMSATLGALLKELAPGMEIKVFEKLSKSGDESSNEWNNAGTGHSALCEMNYTTENADGSVDIEKAIKVNEQFQVSRQFWSHLVSTGKIEKPQEFIRAIPHMSLVQGEDNIEFLKKRFAALTENALFKGMEYSNEPEKLKKWFPLIMEGRDTAEPIAATKVDSGTDVNFGRLTRLLFDELEENGVKVAYNQEVKDIRRTAEGKWEVKVTDDQNGKIACHSADFVFIGGGGGSLPLLQKTRIPESKRIGGFPVSGLFMVCKKPEVVEKHHAKVYGKAKVGAPPMSVPHLDTRYIDGKKALLFGPFAGFSPKFLKTGSNLDLFKSVKPNNLLTMLAAGVKEMSLTKYLIQQVLLSNEKRMEALREFVPEARSEDWHIVTAGQRVQVIKDTKHGGKGTLQFGTEVITSKDGSIAALLGASPGASTAVHVMLEVLEKCFPERMKEWEPKVKEMIPSYGVSLAEKPELFRKVHEDTARTLRLK; via the coding sequence ATGGATAACATGCTGGGGAAGACAGATGTAATTCTGATTGGTGCGGGAATCATGAGTGCGACATTAGGTGCCTTGCTTAAGGAATTGGCGCCAGGAATGGAAATCAAAGTGTTCGAGAAGCTGTCAAAGTCTGGGGACGAGAGCTCCAATGAGTGGAATAATGCAGGTACTGGGCACTCAGCTCTCTGTGAGATGAATTATACGACTGAGAATGCAGATGGTTCGGTTGACATTGAGAAGGCAATCAAAGTTAATGAACAGTTCCAAGTTTCAAGACAGTTCTGGTCCCATCTTGTAAGTACAGGTAAGATCGAGAAACCGCAAGAATTTATCCGGGCAATTCCACATATGAGTCTCGTTCAGGGAGAGGACAATATTGAATTCCTAAAAAAAAGATTCGCAGCGCTTACTGAGAATGCGCTGTTCAAGGGAATGGAATACTCAAATGAGCCGGAGAAGCTAAAGAAATGGTTTCCACTTATTATGGAAGGTCGGGATACAGCTGAGCCGATTGCCGCGACGAAAGTGGACTCGGGGACAGACGTGAACTTCGGAAGATTGACACGTCTTTTATTTGATGAGTTGGAGGAAAATGGGGTTAAGGTTGCCTACAATCAAGAAGTAAAAGACATTCGGCGCACGGCAGAAGGCAAATGGGAAGTGAAAGTGACAGACGATCAAAATGGAAAAATTGCTTGCCACTCCGCTGACTTTGTATTTATTGGTGGCGGCGGTGGAAGTCTGCCTTTGTTGCAGAAGACGCGGATTCCTGAGTCAAAGCGTATTGGCGGATTCCCAGTAAGCGGTCTGTTCATGGTATGTAAGAAGCCGGAAGTCGTCGAGAAGCATCATGCCAAAGTCTATGGTAAGGCGAAGGTTGGTGCTCCTCCTATGTCCGTACCTCACCTCGACACGAGGTACATTGACGGTAAGAAAGCCTTACTGTTCGGACCGTTTGCCGGCTTTTCTCCAAAGTTTTTGAAGACTGGTTCAAATCTGGATTTGTTCAAATCTGTGAAGCCGAACAATCTTCTTACAATGCTTGCAGCTGGCGTCAAGGAAATGTCTTTGACAAAATATTTGATCCAGCAAGTGCTGCTTTCCAATGAGAAGCGTATGGAAGCATTGCGGGAATTTGTCCCGGAAGCGAGAAGTGAGGATTGGCATATCGTTACAGCTGGACAGCGGGTTCAGGTCATCAAAGATACAAAGCATGGAGGAAAAGGCACGCTCCAATTCGGAACCGAGGTCATCACAAGCAAGGACGGATCAATTGCGGCTCTGCTCGGTGCTTCGCCTGGAGCGTCCACTGCTGTTCATGTCATGCTTGAAGTGCTGGAGAAATGTTTCCCTGAACGGATGAAAGAATGGGAACCGAAAGTGAAGGAAATGATACCGTCTTACGGAGTATCCCTTGCTGAGAAGCCGGAGCTTTTCCGCAAAGTACATGAAGATACGGCAAGAACCCTTAGGTTGAAATAA
- a CDS encoding GntR family transcriptional regulator, giving the protein MTDSIHFLYPEKWLARASAGSRIAAELRMRIISGVIEHGAVLSENQLAGDFAVSRSPIREALKQLASEKLIRLERMGAIVLGLSEKEIKEMYDIRLLIETFVFERLVKTNVTPLVQSLNKTLEMMKVAIKYHDADEFSHQDVQFHETIIQAIDHSYINIIWNNLKPVMESLILLSMRSRFEEKYEDFERIVDNHALYIEAIDRKDRDLMIQSLHKNFDDVQGKVDDLWRSQQMLIKGAEQEND; this is encoded by the coding sequence ATGACCGATTCTATTCATTTTCTATATCCGGAAAAGTGGCTTGCTCGAGCTTCTGCAGGCTCCAGAATTGCCGCGGAGCTTCGCATGCGCATCATTTCCGGGGTTATTGAGCATGGTGCAGTCCTATCCGAGAATCAACTTGCTGGTGACTTTGCGGTTAGCCGCTCTCCAATCAGGGAAGCCTTAAAACAACTCGCTTCCGAGAAACTGATTCGTCTCGAGCGTATGGGTGCTATTGTCCTTGGTTTATCCGAGAAGGAAATCAAGGAAATGTACGATATCCGCCTATTAATCGAAACATTTGTCTTCGAGCGACTTGTAAAAACAAACGTCACTCCTCTCGTCCAATCGCTTAACAAGACATTGGAAATGATGAAAGTCGCAATTAAGTATCATGATGCGGATGAATTCTCCCATCAAGATGTTCAGTTTCATGAAACAATTATTCAGGCAATTGACCATTCCTATATCAATATTATCTGGAACAATCTGAAGCCAGTAATGGAAAGCTTGATTCTCTTATCCATGCGTTCACGCTTTGAAGAGAAATATGAGGACTTCGAACGCATCGTTGATAATCATGCTCTCTATATAGAAGCAATTGATAGGAAAGACCGCGATCTCATGATCCAGTCCCTCCATAAGAACTTTGACGATGTACAAGGCAAGGTGGATGACTTATGGAGATCGCAACAAATGCTAATTAAAGGAGCCGAACAGGAAAATGACTAA
- the gntK gene encoding gluconokinase produces MTNFMLGVDIGTTSTKAVLFNEKGDVIQKENVGYPHYTPDASTAVQNPDEIFQAVLQSITNIMKNHLDKKLLFISFSSAMHSIMAMDEHDRPLTPCITWADNRSADWTRKIKEELNGHEVYKRTGTPNHPMSPLCKIAWISNDLPEIATNTKKYIGIKEYIFKQFFDRYVIDQSIASATGLMNLHTLDWDEEALQIAGISPDQLSELVPTTAAFTNCNETLARQIGIDPATPFVIGASDGVLSNLGVNAIREGEIAVTIGTSGAIRTIIDKPQTDEKGRIFCYCLTENHWVIGGPVNSGGMVFRWIRDELAASEVETAKRLGLDPYDVLTKIAERVRPGSDGLLFHPYMAGERAPLWNPDVRGSFFGLTFSHKKEHMVRAALEGVIYNLYTVYVALMECMAGPVKRIQATGGFARSSVWRQMLSDVFESEVSIPESYESSCLGACILGLYALGHIDSFEVAADMIGETHTHEPNEIAVQEYNKLLPIFVHLTEALGDDYARIAQYQRQLKNIPEGER; encoded by the coding sequence ATGACTAACTTCATGCTGGGAGTCGATATTGGTACGACGAGCACGAAAGCGGTCCTCTTTAATGAGAAGGGCGATGTCATCCAGAAGGAAAATGTCGGCTATCCGCACTACACACCAGATGCTTCGACTGCTGTACAGAACCCGGACGAAATCTTTCAGGCTGTCCTTCAGTCAATCACCAATATTATGAAAAACCACTTGGACAAGAAACTGCTATTCATCTCATTCAGCAGTGCCATGCACAGCATCATGGCGATGGATGAGCATGACCGGCCGCTCACCCCATGCATTACTTGGGCGGACAACCGTAGTGCAGATTGGACGCGCAAAATCAAAGAAGAATTGAATGGCCATGAAGTTTACAAAAGAACGGGGACTCCGAACCACCCAATGTCCCCGTTATGCAAGATTGCCTGGATTTCCAATGACCTTCCAGAGATTGCGACCAACACCAAGAAGTACATAGGTATCAAAGAATATATCTTCAAGCAATTCTTTGACCGGTATGTCATTGACCAATCTATTGCCTCGGCTACAGGCTTGATGAATTTGCATACACTCGACTGGGACGAAGAAGCTCTGCAAATTGCTGGGATCAGTCCGGACCAACTTTCGGAACTTGTGCCAACTACTGCCGCTTTTACAAATTGCAATGAAACACTCGCAAGACAAATCGGCATCGATCCTGCCACCCCGTTTGTCATTGGGGCAAGTGATGGCGTTCTATCCAATCTTGGCGTCAATGCAATCCGAGAAGGGGAGATTGCTGTCACGATCGGTACAAGCGGAGCAATTCGTACGATCATCGATAAGCCTCAGACAGACGAGAAAGGGCGGATTTTCTGCTATTGCTTAACAGAGAACCATTGGGTCATCGGCGGACCAGTGAACAGCGGGGGAATGGTGTTCCGCTGGATTCGTGACGAACTGGCAGCTTCAGAAGTAGAAACAGCGAAGCGCCTTGGACTCGATCCATATGACGTCCTTACTAAAATCGCTGAACGTGTACGCCCCGGCTCTGACGGCTTGCTATTCCACCCTTATATGGCTGGAGAACGTGCGCCTTTATGGAACCCGGATGTACGCGGCTCATTCTTTGGTCTGACTTTCTCTCATAAGAAAGAACATATGGTACGCGCTGCTCTTGAAGGTGTTATTTACAACTTGTACACAGTCTATGTGGCATTGATGGAGTGCATGGCTGGGCCGGTGAAACGCATTCAGGCGACTGGTGGATTTGCCAGATCTTCTGTATGGCGTCAGATGTTATCTGATGTATTTGAATCTGAAGTTTCCATTCCGGAAAGCTACGAAAGTTCCTGCCTCGGTGCCTGCATCCTTGGCTTGTATGCCCTTGGCCATATCGATTCATTTGAAGTTGCCGCTGACATGATTGGCGAGACACATACGCATGAACCGAACGAAATCGCTGTTCAAGAATATAACAAACTGCTGCCGATTTTCGTTCATCTGACTGAGGCACTTGGGGATGATTATGCCCGTATCGCCCAGTATCAAAGACAATTGAAAAACATACCCGAGGGGGAAAGATAA